One Vitis riparia cultivar Riparia Gloire de Montpellier isolate 1030 chromosome 4, EGFV_Vit.rip_1.0, whole genome shotgun sequence genomic window carries:
- the LOC117913624 gene encoding probable vacuolar amino acid transporter YPQ1 isoform X1, which produces MSPSYCIKEKKPCVGWVDKYFGDCLCSLRDEFSFGFGLISLVCWGVAEIPQIITNFRTKSSHGVSLAFLLTWIAGDVFNLVGCLLEPATLPTQYYTALLYTTSTVVLVLQSVYYDDIYPWWKYGQINSNQVVEEERKPLKPKAGGSGIPIPNTPVKAGSALRDYYYTSARSLAGSTTPPFRSYLRTARSGPSTVGLDNDSSSDDDTTHVASHKTVSKPKPIPRSAGYGAYLATSVNLPRQSKAMMEVSLGFTGRKLLHQESGMENSAFGQWLGWLMAAIYMGGRLPQIWLNIKRGSVEGLNPLMFVFALIANVTYVASILVRTTEWEKIKANMPWLLDAAVCVMLDLFIILQYIYYKYLRKKISSAGEDLGDYIAANKAVVS; this is translated from the exons ATGTCACCATCTTACTGTATCAAGGAGAAGAAGCCCTGTGTCGGATGGGTTGACAAGTACTTTGGGGACTGTCTGTGCAGTCTCAGAGACGAGTTCTCCTTTGGGTTTGGTCTTATCAGTTTGGTTTGTTGGGGAGTTGCAGAAATCCCTCAGATAATCACCAACTTCCGCACAAAATCTAGCCATGGCGTCTCTCTTGCATTTCTGCTCACTTGGATCGCCGG CGACGTTTTCAATTTGGTTGGTTGCCTTCTCGAACCAGCAACA CTGCCCACCCAGTATTACACAGCTCTG CTATACACCACGAGTACTGTAGTACTAGTGTTGCAGAGCGTGTACTATGATGACATCTATCCATGGTGGAAGTACGGACAGATCAACTCTAATCAAGTG GTTGAAGAAGAGAGAAAACCTCTGAAACCTAAAGCTGGTGGGTCAGGGATTCCCATACCCAATACTCCAGTCAAAGCAGGATCCGCTCTTCGGGATTATTACTATAC GTCAGCGAGGTCACTGGCAGGAAGCACTACTCCACCATTTCGATCTTATCTCAGGACGGCTCGAAGTGGTCCTTCGACTGTGGGGCTTGACAACGACTCATCATCTGATGATGACACAACCCACGTTGCATCCCATAAGACTGTTAGCAAGCCTAAGCCAATCCCACGGTCG GCAGGCTATGGGGCATATTTAGCTACGTCCGTCAATTTGCCTCGGCAAAGTAAAGCTATGATGGAAGTGTCCCTTGGCTTTACAGGGAGAAAACTCTTACAC CAGGAAAGTGGGATGGAGAACAGTGCCTTCGGGCAATGGCTAGGATGGTTGATGGCTGCTATATACATGGGCGGTCGACTCCCTCAGATATGGCTAAAT ATTAAAAGGGGGAGTGTGGAG GGCTTGAATCCTCTCATGTTCGTTTTTGCACTCATTGCCAATGTAACTTATGTGGCAag TATTCTTGTAAGAACCACCGAATGGGAAAAAATTAAAGCTAATATGCCCTGGTTGCTGGATGCTGCAGTTTGTGTGATGCTTGACTTATTT ATTATATTGCAGTACATATATTATAAGTACCTCCGAAAGAAAATTTCAAGTGCTGGAGAAGACCTGGGAGATTATATTGCGGCAAATAAAGCAGTTGTGTCTTGA
- the LOC117913624 gene encoding probable vacuolar amino acid transporter YPQ1 isoform X3 codes for MSPSYCIKEKKPCVGWVDKYFGDCLCSLRDEFSFGFGLISLVCWGVAEIPQIITNFRTKSSHGVSLAFLLTWIAGDVFNLVGCLLEPATLPTQYYTALLYTTSTVVLVLQSVYYDDIYPWWKYGQINSNQVVEEERKPLKPKAGGSGIPIPNTPVKAGSALRDYYYTSARSLAGSTTPPFRSYLRTARSGPSTVGLDNDSSSDDDTTHVASHKTVSKPKPIPRSAGYGAYLATSVNLPRQSKAMMEVSLGFTGRKLLHQESGMENSAFGQWLGWLMAAIYMGGRLPQIWLNGLNPLMFVFALIANVTYVASILVRTTEWEKIKANMPWLLDAAVCVMLDLFIILQYIYYKYLRKKISSAGEDLGDYIAANKAVVS; via the exons ATGTCACCATCTTACTGTATCAAGGAGAAGAAGCCCTGTGTCGGATGGGTTGACAAGTACTTTGGGGACTGTCTGTGCAGTCTCAGAGACGAGTTCTCCTTTGGGTTTGGTCTTATCAGTTTGGTTTGTTGGGGAGTTGCAGAAATCCCTCAGATAATCACCAACTTCCGCACAAAATCTAGCCATGGCGTCTCTCTTGCATTTCTGCTCACTTGGATCGCCGG CGACGTTTTCAATTTGGTTGGTTGCCTTCTCGAACCAGCAACA CTGCCCACCCAGTATTACACAGCTCTG CTATACACCACGAGTACTGTAGTACTAGTGTTGCAGAGCGTGTACTATGATGACATCTATCCATGGTGGAAGTACGGACAGATCAACTCTAATCAAGTG GTTGAAGAAGAGAGAAAACCTCTGAAACCTAAAGCTGGTGGGTCAGGGATTCCCATACCCAATACTCCAGTCAAAGCAGGATCCGCTCTTCGGGATTATTACTATAC GTCAGCGAGGTCACTGGCAGGAAGCACTACTCCACCATTTCGATCTTATCTCAGGACGGCTCGAAGTGGTCCTTCGACTGTGGGGCTTGACAACGACTCATCATCTGATGATGACACAACCCACGTTGCATCCCATAAGACTGTTAGCAAGCCTAAGCCAATCCCACGGTCG GCAGGCTATGGGGCATATTTAGCTACGTCCGTCAATTTGCCTCGGCAAAGTAAAGCTATGATGGAAGTGTCCCTTGGCTTTACAGGGAGAAAACTCTTACAC CAGGAAAGTGGGATGGAGAACAGTGCCTTCGGGCAATGGCTAGGATGGTTGATGGCTGCTATATACATGGGCGGTCGACTCCCTCAGATATGGCTAAAT GGCTTGAATCCTCTCATGTTCGTTTTTGCACTCATTGCCAATGTAACTTATGTGGCAag TATTCTTGTAAGAACCACCGAATGGGAAAAAATTAAAGCTAATATGCCCTGGTTGCTGGATGCTGCAGTTTGTGTGATGCTTGACTTATTT ATTATATTGCAGTACATATATTATAAGTACCTCCGAAAGAAAATTTCAAGTGCTGGAGAAGACCTGGGAGATTATATTGCGGCAAATAAAGCAGTTGTGTCTTGA
- the LOC117913624 gene encoding probable vacuolar amino acid transporter YPQ1 isoform X2 — MSPSYCIKEKKPCVGWVDKYFGDCLCSLRDEFSFGFGLISLVCWGVAEIPQIITNFRTKSSHGVSLAFLLTWIAGDVFNLVGCLLEPATLPTQYYTALLYTTSTVVLVLQSVYYDDIYPWWKYGQINSNQVVEEERKPLKPKAGGSGIPIPNTPVKAGSALRDYYYTSARSLAGSTTPPFRSYLRTARSGPSTVGLDNDSSSDDDTTHVASHKTVSKPKPIPRSAGYGAYLATSVNLPRQSKAMMEVSLGFTGRKLLHESGMENSAFGQWLGWLMAAIYMGGRLPQIWLNIKRGSVEGLNPLMFVFALIANVTYVASILVRTTEWEKIKANMPWLLDAAVCVMLDLFIILQYIYYKYLRKKISSAGEDLGDYIAANKAVVS; from the exons ATGTCACCATCTTACTGTATCAAGGAGAAGAAGCCCTGTGTCGGATGGGTTGACAAGTACTTTGGGGACTGTCTGTGCAGTCTCAGAGACGAGTTCTCCTTTGGGTTTGGTCTTATCAGTTTGGTTTGTTGGGGAGTTGCAGAAATCCCTCAGATAATCACCAACTTCCGCACAAAATCTAGCCATGGCGTCTCTCTTGCATTTCTGCTCACTTGGATCGCCGG CGACGTTTTCAATTTGGTTGGTTGCCTTCTCGAACCAGCAACA CTGCCCACCCAGTATTACACAGCTCTG CTATACACCACGAGTACTGTAGTACTAGTGTTGCAGAGCGTGTACTATGATGACATCTATCCATGGTGGAAGTACGGACAGATCAACTCTAATCAAGTG GTTGAAGAAGAGAGAAAACCTCTGAAACCTAAAGCTGGTGGGTCAGGGATTCCCATACCCAATACTCCAGTCAAAGCAGGATCCGCTCTTCGGGATTATTACTATAC GTCAGCGAGGTCACTGGCAGGAAGCACTACTCCACCATTTCGATCTTATCTCAGGACGGCTCGAAGTGGTCCTTCGACTGTGGGGCTTGACAACGACTCATCATCTGATGATGACACAACCCACGTTGCATCCCATAAGACTGTTAGCAAGCCTAAGCCAATCCCACGGTCG GCAGGCTATGGGGCATATTTAGCTACGTCCGTCAATTTGCCTCGGCAAAGTAAAGCTATGATGGAAGTGTCCCTTGGCTTTACAGGGAGAAAACTCTTACAC GAAAGTGGGATGGAGAACAGTGCCTTCGGGCAATGGCTAGGATGGTTGATGGCTGCTATATACATGGGCGGTCGACTCCCTCAGATATGGCTAAAT ATTAAAAGGGGGAGTGTGGAG GGCTTGAATCCTCTCATGTTCGTTTTTGCACTCATTGCCAATGTAACTTATGTGGCAag TATTCTTGTAAGAACCACCGAATGGGAAAAAATTAAAGCTAATATGCCCTGGTTGCTGGATGCTGCAGTTTGTGTGATGCTTGACTTATTT ATTATATTGCAGTACATATATTATAAGTACCTCCGAAAGAAAATTTCAAGTGCTGGAGAAGACCTGGGAGATTATATTGCGGCAAATAAAGCAGTTGTGTCTTGA
- the LOC117912137 gene encoding probable galacturonosyltransferase-like 1: protein MPATAPLLRLFLFLCGIIYFLAIHATAYQFREAPQFYNSPDCPSINYDDAEGYSHETSICSDDAVHVAMTLDAAYIRGSMAAILSVLQHATCPENVNFHFVASASADAHHLRRTIANSFPYLRFRVYRFDDSAVSGLISTSIRAALDCPLNYARNYLADLLPTCVRRVVYLDSDLVLVDDIAKLVATPLGDHSVLAAPEYCNANFTSYFTPTFWSNPSLSLTFAGRNACYFNTGVMVIDLQRWRTGDYTTKIVEWMELQKRMRIYELGSLPPFLLVFAGNIAPVDHKWNQHGLGGDNFRGLCRDLHPGPVSLLHWSGKGKPWARLDANRPCPLDALWAPYDLLKTPFALDN, encoded by the coding sequence ATGCCTGCAACTGCACCTCTTCTCCgcctcttcctcttcctttgtGGGATCATCTACTTTTTGGCCATTCATGCTACGGCTTACCAATTCAGAGAAGCCCCGCAGTTCTACAACTCCCCTGACTGTCCGTCCATCAACTACGACGACGCTGAAGGTTACAGTCATGAAACCAGCATATGTTCCGATGATGCAGTCCATGTGGCAATGACCCTCGACGCCGCCTACATCCGTGGCTCCATGGCTGCCATTCTCTCCGTTCTCCAACACGCCACCTGCCCTGAAAACGTAAACTTCCACTTCGTCGCCTCCGCCTCCGCTGATGCCCACCACCTCCGTCGCACCATTGCCAACTCCTTCCCTTATCTGCGCTTCCGAGTCTACCGCTTCGATGACTCGGCTGTCTCAGGCCTCATCTCCACTTCAATTCGCGCTGCTCTCGACTGCCCGCTCAACTACGCTCGCAACTACCTCGCCGATCTCCTCCCTACGTGTGTTCGTCGAGTGGTGTACCTGGACTCAGACTTGGTCCTAGTCGACGACATTGCGAAACTGGTAGCTACCCCACTCGGTGACCACTCGGTCTTAGCGGCGCCGGAGTACTGTAATGCTAACTTTACCTCTTATTTTACGCCCACGTTTTGGTCGAACCCATCTCTGTCTCTAACGTTCGCGGGTCGCAATGCCTGTTACTTCAACACCGGCGTCATGGTCATCGACCTCCAACGGTGGAGAACCGGAGACTACACCACCAAGATCGTGGAATGGATGGAGCTCCAAAAACGAATGCGGATCTACGAATTGGGTTCCTTACCCCCATTTTTACTGGTTTTCGCAGGGAATATAGCTCCGGTGGATCACAAATGGAACCAACATGGTCTCGGCGGAGACAATTTCCGGGGCCTATGCCGGGATCTACACCCGGGCCCTGTGAGCCTTCTACATTGGAGCGGGAAGGGGAAGCCATGGGCTCGATTAGACGCAAACAGGCCGTGCCCATTGGATGCGTTGTGGGCTCCTTACGATCTCTTGAAAACACCATTCGCACTCGACAATTAA